Proteins found in one Clarias gariepinus isolate MV-2021 ecotype Netherlands unplaced genomic scaffold, CGAR_prim_01v2 scaffold_29, whole genome shotgun sequence genomic segment:
- the LOC128516584 gene encoding zinc finger BED domain-containing protein 4-like → MASKKSSKVWEYFEKVKDDPKKVKCKLCQQLLSYHTTTTNMAYHLKRLHPQFHDDSSGSTSASAAAPRLTQKKIDLRPPLSEKRKKEITEKIAEFVALDMRPVRIVEGEGFKELLRTLEPGYTVPTRATVMDVVHTKYLSIRSDIYMAIQDCEAVSFTTDIWTSLQMEAYLTVTSHFITGDWRLESFVLETKKMEDSHTADHIARELTEIICEWDIPSSKIVSVVHDNAANMVACTNQLVQQPRWGKMKGVRCAGHTLQLCINSALKQDPICRTVAAARRLVSYFKKSAKATTALQDQQKQQNVPQHKLVQDVVTRWNSVYLMLDRLIEQKGPVSAVLTNESVSKRRWELKGPGLEISVYISAAVLDPRFKKLSFLSDDQRDEAYSVVAELAESLTDRSCQEESDTVDPGPTAPKQDAVMAMLLASDEDEEEQDETSEMKVYLKDFTKCNGGPLEWWKKNKDRYPKLSRVAKRFHSIPSTSTPSERIFSKAGFIANKSRSALFPTNVNKLVFLAHNFRRIRQPQVL, encoded by the exons ATGGCTTCtaaaaaatcatcaaaagtGTGGGAGTATTTCGAGAAGGTTAAAGATGACCCAAAGAAAGTTAAGTGCAAGTTGTGTCAGCAGCTTCTTTCATATCACACGACGACAACCAACATGGCTTATCATTTGAAACGGTTACACCCGCAGTTTCATGACGACAGCTCAGGCAGCACGTCTGCATCAGCGGCGGCCCCGAGATTaacgcaaaaaaaaattgatttgagACCACCACTttcagagaagagaaaaaaggaaattactGAAAAGATTGCGGAGTTTGTGGCACTTGATATGAGGCCCGTGCGCATTGTTGAGGGTGAGGGATTTAAAGAACTCTTGCGCACACTTGAGCCAGGCTACACCGTCCCTACAAGAGCTACAGTGATGGATGTCGTGCACACAAAATATCTATCGATACGGTCAGACATTTACATGGCTATACAGGACTGTGAAGCTGTCAGTTTCACAACTGATATCTGGACCTCACTTCAGATGGAGGCTTATCTCACAGTCACGTCACATTTCATCACCGGAGACTGGCGACTGGAGAGTTTCgttttagaaacaaaaaaaatggaggaCAGTCACACAGCTGATCACATTGCACGAGAACTGACGGAGATCATTTGTGAGTGGGACATTCCAAGTAGCAAGATCGTTTCTGTGGTTCATGATAACGCAGCAAACATGGTTGCGTGCACCAACCAGTTGGTCCAGCAGCCCCGCTGGGGAAAGATGAAAGGAGTGCGCTGCGCGGgccacacattacaactttGCATAAACAGCGCTCTGAAGCAGGACCCCATTTGCCGCACCGTTGCTGCAGCAAGGCGCTtggtttcttattttaaaaaaagcgcAAAGGCCACCACAGCACTACAAGATcaacagaaacaacagaatGTGCCCCAGCATAAACTGGTGCAGGATGTTGTTACCCGTTGGAACTCTGTTTATTTGATGCTCGATCGCTTGATAGAACAGAAGGGGCCAGTTTCAGCCGTGCTCACAAATGAGAGTGTGAGCAAACG GCGATGGGAGCTTAAAGGGCCAGGACTGGAAATAAGTGTTTACATCAGTGCAGCGGTGCTTGACCCGCGCTTCAAGAAGCTCTCCTTTCTCTCCGATGACCAAAGAGATGAGGCATATTCAGTGGTGGCAGAACTAGCTGAAAGTCTAACTGACAGGTCTTGCCAGGAGGAAAGTGACACGGTGGATCCTGGGCCTACTGCCCCAAAACAGGACGCTGTAATGGCTATGCTGCTGGCCAGTGATGAAGATGAGGAGGAACAAGATGAGACGAGCGAGATGAAGGTCTATTTGAAGGACTTCACTAAATGCAACGGAGGCCCCCTGGAATGGTGGAAGAAAAACAAGGATAGATATCCCAAGTTGTCAAGAGTTGCTAAGAGATTTCACAGCATCCCCTCCACTTCCACGCCATCAGAGAGGATTTTTTCAAAGGCGGGTTTCATTGCCAATAAATCAAGGAGCGCCCTTTTCCCGACCAACGTGAACAAGCTGGTTTTCCTTGCACACAACTTCAGAAGAATTAGACAACCACAGGTGCTGTAG